The Dreissena polymorpha isolate Duluth1 chromosome 10, UMN_Dpol_1.0, whole genome shotgun sequence genome includes a region encoding these proteins:
- the LOC127849131 gene encoding uncharacterized protein LOC127849131, translated as MERQVAARKDWHRGRTRVGEDDRPTSQQVTNTPDQQTTNQNTDWARTCSCGKVCKNKVGLKIHRTKMGCAPILNLLQRTRQLGETEEELDQDEHHSVQSLHASEEGEVTIDNAERTEDRAAVESTERRKKVMWPASTERAKWKAFEEELELVMENVLKGKVESKLHVMSELIYTFGKERFGTAKEKVGQPKLGGNRRLQKISNLRGELRRLKSRYRQAENEEKQGLAELRDDVRKEIQCLRRAENLRRKRHERRRKRAQFTSNPFQFVKRLLGEKKTGELQCTKEEANKYIKDMYSDSDRHKELGECDKLLTPDDPEHDFDCAEPRLQEVKDIVRKARASSAPGPNGVPYRVYKNCPKSCYGELCREWPKAEGCFIPKEEDSSTLGQFRTISLLKVEGKILLAVLSKRMTSYLLQNKYIDTAVQKGGVPGVSGCIEHTSVITQIIKEARENKGDIAVIWLDLANAYGSVPHQMIQKTLQLYHVPVRFRQMLRHYFDGFIMRFSTRAITTDWQKLEVGIVTGCTISVVLFAAAMNLIVKSAEKPSRGPKMTSGCIQPPTRAFMDDMTITAKSYVEGRWMLQDIGELIEWARMKFKPQKSRSMVLRKGKIQESARYRIKDQLIPTVKEQPVKCLGKWFRDSLNDQQSIKDTVVQMENWLKDVDKCGLPGKFKAWIYQHGILPRLLWPLLVYSVPSSTVEAMVRTINSFLRRWMGVPKSFTSLDSRDEKVREAGVQVNTGRKWRADKAVEEAEARLRHSDIVGNVAHGRLGFGCVTRSQWSKASAKDRRTQVQEEIRRMEEESRLTRAVTLQKQGKWLNWEGVPQRKLTWNAIWTMESDRLSFLLKSVYDVLPSPTNLVTWGLAEKPDCKLCGRPANLEHVLSSCRTALSDGRYRWRHDRVLASIADHLDQARKAQKTTNKGPSFISFVRAGEEGAKAKRACGILGTATDWRMEADLKKQLKFPHEITVTNQRPAIVLWSAASKQVVMVELTVPWEERIEESFERKREKYQALTDTCTEKGWKAWCFPVEVGCRGFPAQSLWRTFSRLGVTGQVRKRAISVVARETESASLWLWRKREEKWIGGHRAVD; from the exons ATGGAGAGACAGGTGGCAGCTAGGAAAGACTGGCATAGGG GTCGAACGAGAGTGGGGGAGGATGATCGACCTACAAGCCAACAGGTAACGAACACGCCCGATCAACAGACAACGAATCAGAACACGGACTGGGCAAGAACATGTAGTTGTGGGAAGGTGTGTAAGAATAAGGTGGGACTGAAGATTCATCGCACAAAGATGGGATGCGCACCAATCCTAAATCTGTTGCAACGCACAAGGCAACTTGGTGAGACGGAGGAGGAGCTGGATCAGGATGAACACCACAGTGTCCAGAGCCTCCACGCATCAGAAGAGGGTGAGGTAACCATTGATAACGCAGAGAGGACTGAAGATCGAGCTGCGGTAGAATCTACAGAGCGGCGGAAGAAAGTGATGTGGCCCGCAAGTACAGAGAGAGCGAAGTGGAAGGCGTTTGAAGAGGAGCTGGAACTGGTGATGGAGAACGTTCTGAAAGGCAAAGTAGAGAGCAAGCTGCATGTCATGTCTGAGCTGATCTACACATTTGGAAAAGAGCGATTCGGAACAGCTAAAGAGAAAGTCGGACAACCCAAGCTTGGCGGGAATAGAAGACTGCAGAAGATTTCCAACCTAAGGGGAGAACTCAGACGCTTGAAAAGCAGATACAGACAAGCAGAGAATGAGGAGAAACAAGGTCTGGCAGAACTGAGAGATGATGTACGGAAGGAGATCCAGTGTTTACGGAGAGCAGAGAATCTGCGCCGGAAGAGACACGAGAGAAGGCGAAAGAGAGCTCAGTTTACTAGCAATCCATTTCAGTTTGTGAAGCGTTTGCTCGGAGAAAAGAAGACAGGCGAACTTCAATGCACAAAAGAGGAGGCAAACAAGTACATCAAAGATATGTACAGTGACAGCGACCGTCACAAGGAACTGGGCGAGTGCGACAAGTTGCTCACACCAGATGATCCTGAACATGACTTTGATTGTGCAGAACCTAGGTTGCAAGAAGTCAAGGACATTGTAAGGAAGGCCAGAGCGTCTTCAGCACCAGGACCCAATGGAGTACCGTACAGAGTATACAAGAACTGCCCCAAATCTTGCTACG GAGAGCTTTGCAGAGAATGGCCGAAGGCAGAGGGATGTTTTATTCCTAAAGAAGAGGATTCGTCAACCCTTGGTCAGTTCAGGACTATCTCTTTGCTGAAAGTGGAAGGGAAGATACTCCTCGCTGTCCTTTCGAAAAGAATGACCTCTTATTTGCTTCAGAACAAGTACATAGATACAGCTGTGCAGAAAGGAGGAGTACCCGGTGTATCTGGGTGCATCGAGCATACCAGTGTCATCACCCAAATCATCAAGGAAGCACGCGAGAACAAAGGAGACATCGCAGTGATCTGGCTTGACCTAGCAAATGCATATGGTTCTGTTCCGCATCAGATGATACAAAAGACTCTACAATTGTATCATGTACCCGTTCGATTTCGGCAGATGTTGCGGCACTATTTCGACGGCTTCATCATGAGATTTTCAACAAGGGCAATAACCACTGACTGGCAAAAACTGGAAGTAGGCATCGTTACCGGGTGCACAATTTCAGTGGTGCTGTTCGCAGCAGCCATGAATCTGATAGTGAAGTCAGCGGAGAAGCCATCCAGAGGACCCAAAATGACTTCGGGGTGTATCCAACCACCAACGAGGGCATTTATGGACGATATGACTATTACAGCAAAGTCGTACGTCGAGGGAAGGTGGATGCTGCAAGACATTGGCGAACTTATCGAGTGGGCCAGAATGAAGTTCAAACCCCAGAAATCAAGGAGCATGGTTTTGAGGAAAGGAAAGATTCAGGAGAGTGCAAGATATAGAATCAAAGATCAGCTCATCCCTACTGTTAAGGAGCAACCAGTGAAGTGCCTCGGGAAGTGGTTTCGAGACTCACTCAATGATCAACAGAGTATCAAAGACACGGTAGTTCAAATGGAGAACTGGTTGAAAGATGTGGACAAGTGTGGTCTGCCAGGAAAATTCAAGGCCTGGATTTACCAACATGGCATCCTACCACGCCTATTGTGGCCGCTGCTGGTGTACAGTGTACCGTCATCAACAGTGGAAGCAATGGTGAGGACAATAAATTCATTCCTCAGGAGGTGGATGGGGGTGCCAAAGAGTTTCACCAGCCTCG ACAGTAGAGATGAGAAGGTTAGAGAAGCAGGAGTGCAGGTCAACACCGGGAGAAAGTGGAGGGCTGACAAGGCAGTTGAAGAGGCTGAGGCTCGTCTTCGGCACAGCGACATTGTCGGTAATGTCGCACACGGGCGACTAGGCTTCGGATGCGTCACCCGTTCGCAATGGAGCAAAGCCAGTGCAAAAGACCGACGCACCCAAGTGCAGGAAGAGATTCGCCGAATGGAGGAAGAATCCAGGCTCACCAGAGCTGTTACCCTACAGAAACAGGGAAAATGGCTGAACTGGGAGGGAGTACCCCAGAGAAAGCTTACATGGAATGCAATCTGGACCATGGAAAGCGACAGACTTAGTTTCTTGCTCAAGTCTGTCTACGACGTGCTGCCAAGTCCAACAAACCTAGTGACTTGGGGTCTTGCCGAAAAGCCAGATTGCAAGCTCTGTGGAAGACCAGCGAATCTGGAGCATGTCCTGAGCTCATGCAGGACAGCCCTGTCTGACGGTCGATACAGATGGCGTCACGACAGGGTTCTTGCTTCAATCGCCGATCATCTAGATCAAGCACGAAAAGCGCAGAAGACGACCAACAAAGGCCCCTCATTCATTTCCTTTGTCAGAGCCGGAGAAGAAGGGGCAAAGGCCAAACGCGCATGTGGGATTCTTGGAACGGCAACAGATTGGAGAATGGAAGCAGACTTGAAGAAACAGCTCAAGTTTCCACATGAGATCACCGTGACAAACCAGAGACCCGCCATAGTACTGTGGTCAGCTGCATCAAAACAGGTTGTGATGGTGGAGCTCACAGTACCATGGGAGGAGCGGATTGAAGAGAGCTTCGAACGGAAGCGCGAAAAGTACCAGGCCCTCACAGATACCTGCACAGAGAAAGGCTGGAAGGCATGGTGTTTTCCAGTGGAGGTGGGCTGCAGAGGTTTCCCAGCGCAATCACTGTGGCGCACTTTCAGCAGACTGGGGGTTACAGGACAGGTCCGGAAACGGGCCATATCGGTTGTTGCACGTGAAACGGAGTCTGCTTCCTTGTGGCTATGGCGGAAGAGAGAGGAGAAGTGGATAGGGGGACACAGGGCTGTCGACTAG
- the LOC127848011 gene encoding uncharacterized protein LOC127848011 has protein sequence MLILSNCFKVEAKKVIRSYTESIASFLQYVGDSTGDKNRLEQWQLELGHHTAHFCHYEPKTDALDMCTSGSMSFRFRTLEPRGLLVIGHGSAVQFFAIEVFDGILYFVADFGSATIRNMFSDRRVDDGEWHEVSFITVFKKNMFCLRSSALTCGTRTSL, from the exons atGCTCATTTTGTCAAATTGTTTCAAGGTTGAGGCGAAGAAAGTGATCAGAAGTTACACGGAGTCGATCGCGAGTTTTCTACAATACGTTGGAGATTCCACTGGCGACAAAAATCGACTGGAACAGTGGCAACTGGAGTTGGGGCACCACACGGCGCACTTCTGCCACTACGAACCAAAGACAG ACGCCTTGGACATGTGCACTAGCGGCTCCATGAGCTTCCGGTTCCGAACACTAGAACCACGTGGTCTTCTCGTTATTGGACACGGCTCGGCGGTACAGTTCTTTGCTATAGAGGTGTTTGACGGGATCCTGTATTTTGTTGCCGACTTTGGCAGCGCTACTATCCGGAACATGTTCTCAGACCGCCGCGTGGATGACGGTGAATGGCACGAGGTCAGTTTTATaacggtatttaaaaaaaatatgttttgtc